A stretch of DNA from Plodia interpunctella isolate USDA-ARS_2022_Savannah chromosome 11, ilPloInte3.2, whole genome shotgun sequence:
ATCCTGGCTACCCTCGGATTCGTCATATCCGCCTTTGTCGACAATATGGAAACACTGTTTCTCACATTTGGAATTATGGCCGGTTTCGGCTTAAGTTTATGTTACGTAGCGGCTGTGGTTATAGTCGCTTATTACTTTGAGAAGAAACGCTCGCTCGCTACTGGCATATCAGTTTGCGGAAGCGGCATAGGAACTTTCATATTCGCGCCATTGACGTACGTATTGCTAGACGAATACGGTTGGCGCGGAACAACGTTGATACTGGCGGGATTGTTCTTGAACATAGCAGTTTGTGGCTTGCTGTTCAGGGATCTGCCGTGGACGACGACGATGAATGAAGAGAAAGCGAAAGAGAGGAAGCGTAGACGAGAGAGAAAACGAAACAAACGCTATGGTTCTTCAGCTGATAGTTTCTCGGATAGTAAAAGCAGTGCGGTTGGTTCTACTAAAGCGCCGGATAGAATCGATGTCGAAACAGTTACATCTCCGATAGTGCCCCAGTTTAGTTCTTTAGTGGACTTGCCAACATTCATGACTGGCGGAGAAGGGGTTTCGCTGGAAGTGTTCGAAATGATGTCGAATAAAGGTCGCGCGTATGCGATTTTGGCGCAAAATTACCCTGGAGTTATGTTGCCGTCTCGAAGTTTCAGCGACAGCGGGAGATTACACGAGCAATCACCTCCTAGGGCTTTGATGTCGCCTACTACAGCAGGAGCTATGTCTCCCACTCCCCAAGCGCCTGAGAGCAATAATAGTTCAGTGAATGATAAAGCAGCGATATCGTTGTGGCTGCGCCGGCAAGGGGCGCAAGGTTCGTCGAAGAAGCCGCCGGCGTTCCTCAAAGACCTGAGGTTGCATCGCCACTCGTTGACGTACAGGGGCGCAATGTTGAACATCAACAGGTACCGGCTCAGGGCGTCCTCCTGTCCGAATATATTCAAGAACTCCATGACCACCATTGCTAAAGAAAAGGTAAGacaaacatttcaatatacatgtatttagATCCATTGTAGAAATCCAATTACCCAtccgtaaggaaggccagtgcccttGCAGTGGTGACAGGaatttaaatggctgttgatgatgattattatGTAGGAGCTGATCTTCGAGTCTTCGACTCTCGGCTCCGTCTACCCCTTACAGCATAAATAAAGACGTGACGTAGTATCACTTTACCCAGTACCTACCACTGGGCTCAATGAATCAATTTCGTCTTGAGTAGCATCATTCATTGTGAAACGTAGGTGTCCATTGAGATTGAGAAGAAGGTAACTTggtcaaaaaatacttaccaatTCAATTTTACCTGTAAACTGGTCTAACATTGTGTTGGATATTCGTGGCactttataaaagtatataattaaattaaagctGGTTAACAATCCAAACTGAATCTAATAGATTACAGAATTAGAAATGTTAAGGAAAAAGTGtcagacaaaataaaataaaaattctttatttccgACAGAATCCaatgtaaataagtaacaGTTTTCCATAAACAATGTTAATTTGACGCTTGTAATGAATACCTTGTGTAGAGATACATTGCaaagtataatttttctcTTCCAGGTCCAATGGTACGCCGGCTTGTGGGACTTCTGGGACTTAGTTGTGGATGTCCTAAACTTCTCACACTTCCTAAACCCGGCTTTCCTTGTGTTCGCCATCTCTAACTTCCTGCTGTACGTGTGGTACGACGTGCCGTATGTGTACATATCAGACAACGCCATGCAGATGGGTTTCACGGAGTCACAGTCTTCCATGCTCATCTCCATTATCGGGATCTTGAATATGTTTGGAGAGGTGAGACGTTtgcacaagtttttatttggttttatttgtatatataactagttgttcgccgcgaacctAGACCTCGCGAAGACGAAGTttttacattgtaaatatttcaaaaactacttaaccgatttttatgcccaacgaatttaaaaattctattgacagatcccacataccttttaattttcatcaaaatcttaCCAACGGtttgaaagttatcgcgttacaaacatacatacatacagaaaatttatttttgccccaagttgacttgtagacaataaataaatgtgatatataaggtacaaatcacacagattaagttcCAGAGAAGTTCCAAagaagttcgagacttgttctAAAAAATTTTGCAATTAAGTACAATTGCGATTACCTTATTCCGATAATAGAGTTACAATTTGGGAGTCGCTTCTGATTCAGTTTaacaatgcaatattatgaGAAACATGACTCAATGGTGCCCCCGAGATCATTTCGGACGACATCCGTCAACGGTTTACGgacattactatttttttaacgtaACAAGatcttccaaataaaaaaaatacacattgaCGATAGTATAAATTCCACGctaacgaagtcgcgggcaaaagttatCATCATAAACATGACAACAGTTTCCTATTCTCAAGATTATGAAACGCATTTCCATGCAGAAGAAGTTTAAACTGGGTCATTGTAAATAACGATCAAATCATCGATGTAAACTAAACAATGGCGTGATAACTCGAGATAAGATACCACCGGCGTGTGCAGCCCATACAATGTTAAATACTCGAGTCAATTAACTGATAACACATATCATCTAATGTATTGTGCGTATTTCACAAGTATTTTTATCGTCAAGGAAACTTCACTTCTTTTATGTAAAACTAGatgtgccccggggcttcgctcccgtgggaattccgggaaaaaaagtaccctatgtgttttccaggttatattctacccgtgtacaaaattttataacaatccgtcaagtagattttgcgtgaaagagtaacaagcatacatacacacacacacatcctcacaaactttcgcatttacgagtataatattattaggattaCTGACCGTTTCCGGATTAGCACTCCGTTTCCGGGTTCTATAAACTTTCCTCCTgaatcactatctattgaaaaCAACCgaatcaaaatccgttgcgtagttttaaagatctacccatacatagacagacagacagcggcaagcgacattgttttatactatgtaatgattagCTTTGATCTGTTTAAACTTGTAGCATGTCGCTCCGTCCAcatgttcttatttttttttacacgatgcgtacacgatatgggaaaaagagacagcatgttttgtttgttgttaaaTTCAGAAAtctatagtattattataaagcggtaagcgtttttgagtttgtatgtttgaggcgggtaatttccgaaactaccgaaacgatttcaaaaattctttcaccattagaaaggtacattatccaagattgctataggctatattttatcgcaaaattcccacgggagcgaaaccccgggcaacatccAGTTACTAAAGTCTGTTTGTGtatcaactaaataaataaactaataagaATGTAAAAACTCCTTCCTTTCCAAACAGTAAGAACTCTGCTTGCTTTCCATAAAGTTGCTAAATAAGAACCAGTtaccaaataatatatatcaggacaaatcacacagattgagctagccccaaactaagttccagacttgtgttataggatactaaatCAAAGACAAccatattctataacatatataggtacataaatagataaacttccaagacccaggtcaagctaaaaaaaaaatcattttccatctgaCCTGACCAGGGATCGAATCCGAGGCCTCCAGCGTAGCAGATAGGCATTAGGCGAAGGTCGTCAAGACTTTTGACGATAAAATCTCCTTGTGTGTTTCGTCCTTGGAATCTGTTAACTCCTTTTCTAATCAATATACTATCTTTAATTTCAGATTCTCCTAGGCTGGGTGGGGGACTGGGATTGCGTAGACGCAAGTTTGGTCTACGCAGTATGCATGGTACTATGCGGCTTGGTCACCCTAGTGATGCCGCTGTTAACCGACTATTTCGCGTTGGCCGCCGCCGCCGGAGCCTTCGGGGCGTTCATAGCGGCCAACTATTCTTTGACGAGTATCATATTGGTGGAGCAAATTACGCTGGAGAAGTTTACCAATGCGTACGGACTGCTGTTGCTGATTCAGGGCGTGGCCAATCTCATTGGACCTCCTTTGGCAGGTTAGTTGGTTACTACCTATACCTAATTACGTAggaaacaaatgtctggctatgccgctcccATGTGGCCTTGGCAGAAGGGGCGAACCCAataagtgctggcttgatgtcttCAAGGATTTGATGTCGCCGACAACCGTGAGAactggagacgaaaaagtaggaaagcttCTCTTCTACTGCCGGAGCAATATCCCTTTGAATCAGCACGGTGACCACGGATTGCTGTAACACGGCCTGAAAAGTCCGAGGTATACAAGTGAAACGcgaaaatttagttaaatttagTAACTTAATATTGACTCGTTACAACTTGTTATGAGTGTAAAgatttttcttacaagtcttattatgtaaacaatcttacgATGTGCATTAaaagcaatataaattaaaatagactttttatgaaattacttCAATggtcaataaatgttttacgtTACTATTAACAACGtagtcgacctcggtggttaagtgccgagaggtcccgggttcgatccccggtctggtcatgatggaaaatgatctttttctgattggcccgggtcttggatgtttatctatatatgtaatatagtttagttagtatcccataacacaagtctcgaacttactatggggctagctcaatctgtgtgatttgtcctaatatttttatattatatttactatgtATAGTTTCGAAGTAacgttttgtttatattcaacaAAACCACAATAGACTAGACCACAAAAGACTGTTCACACGTCGACGCTCGTAAGACGCAGACGTGGACAGTGTGAGCAAGTAACGTTGTTCCAGGCTGGGTGTACGACATAACGCAGTCGTACGACCTGTCGTTCTACCTGGCGGGCGTGTTCATAGCGCTGTCCGGGCTCACGCTGCTCGTGCTGCCggccgcgcgcgcgctgcgccgcgccgcgcccgACGTCGAGAAACTCAACGGACAGATCAAACACAACGGGAAACTCGTCAACTGAATGTTAATGTTACGCCGGTGTCGTCTTGCTTACTTGTGGGAAAAAAGTAAACGGAATTGAGCTTTGAAATTGGAATAGTTTCGTGTTAATTTTTGCGGGTTTAGTGGGCTAACAAATTGTGTTACGGGCGAGCATGATGGGAAACTCGTTGATTATATTTGTGTTGTGTTACGCCGGTTAGGTCTCGAACCGCCGAGTCTTAGAAACATGATAATATCCAGGACTTTGAAATCCGAATCGTTATTGACAATTTTACGGGGGGGTATCAAATGTTACGGGCAGACCGAGCACAAAGGGAAACTCGATAGTcttagatcaacaaaaaaatttccAGGACTTAAAATTCGAATCTTTTTACCAATTTTGCggggaaaatataaaagttacgTGACAGGTTGAGGCATACAAGTGGGTTCAGCGGTCACACCACAATCTCCCATCACGTACAGAAAACGGGAAAAGCTCATTTACGTAATCTTTGTGCACCTTTCATTGTAGCCGTGCATAAGTCATAATGTTGTAGACCGTTATGgataaatattgcaatttaCAATTGGTttgacatattaaaaaaagaagaggctacttttctttttttaagttttggcATTAATAATCAATGATTACTGCCGTGAAGCAAATGATATAATCTTAAATATCGATTATGCTGTGTTTTGTACATGGCTGTGTGTTGATTATCTCTGAAgttttgcaaaatatattatgtaatcatGACAAACTTGGATGGGAATATATGTCGTTGGATTTAGCTCCTATGGAGCGAAAAcgtagtaattaaaaaaaactaatattaaaccGTAAATATTCCTATTGGTCTAATTATTTGACTAAAaatggtttaatttttattatataagtaataggATATGAGCCAGACTAGTGGTGAAACAAAacgggtaaaaaataaaataaaaaaaaagtatattggCATCGATAtgtgttgattttattatttaaaaaaaatatatattcacagATGTGAGTTGACGTCCATTATTTTCCCAGTTTATTCTCAAAAAGTCTAGCATATATAACGATATATGCCCTATGAACCTAACGAGGTTCATGACCTTTTCGATTTTAAGATattaacaagaaaaatatcgaTCAAGACCTTTCTTGTGCTGTGAccaatataagtatttacacAACTGTTTCCTACGTTGTTAATCTCTAAAATTCCTAGtgttttaagataaaaacGAATATGAAATCAATGCAGACTTGTGCAACattgaaacatattaaaacctagtattttaacgttttttttttagtttatccgTTTAAGAGACGGCATACCTCAGGTCTCGTCTTGAGCCGTCCGTTCGTaaagtctttaaaaaaaatagatgtaCATTGATCGCGTAATATCTATTATAGAGTAGAGTAAAATCATTGagatttctaaataaatacagaatgCATGGCTTAAAATGAGATCTTGGGTGAATGTGTCCCTTTTATTCCTTagaattgtaattttgtatggaagTTTGAATATTTGTAGCGTTGGATGAGCGTGTCTGGTGAAACGAGAACGACCCAAAGATCAGAAAATTCCTGTGTGAGACAATACTCGATGTTATAagattagtatttattaattgactataatatttatagtcgTTGCAAGATCACAGGTTGAGGGTGGTAACACTGCAGCTCACAATGATAATGTTACTGACGCGATGCAACTTGCACAATGTGTGATCGTTAATAACAATTTGGAAAATAACACAATTGTGTAGgttcaaaatgaaatttatctctaagtaaaataaattagactaAGAGCCATGCCACATTGCTCCGTCGTCCACTGTTTCGTTGACGTCCGttgacggatcaacgcagaacaCGGTAGAAATTCTAAGTAATTTCGACGTACTTCGTCATGTCAGTGTTAAATCTTATAGAATACAAACGTGCTgagtcgtcgcaacggagcatgattgagcaatggggcatggctctcaTTCCTTTTCGGTATAGtaacagttaaaaaaaaaaatctgtttaataatttcaaattctgtTTTTGCGACTAGCAATGAGTTAGCTAGCAAAAAGTTAatgttatcaataaattatgacaGTCCTCACTGGACTTAccaaaatggaaaaaaaaaccgtgcgtatatatatatatacaactttCCACttggcatatatatatatatatatatatatatatatatatatatatatatatatatatatatatatatataataaaagtttaaagtaaaatagaaGTTTGTTAGTATAATCAGATCTGAATGAAGAAAGAcacagttttattgtaatatacaatacatacgcTATAACTTATTCGTATCGTAAGTACGAGTTAAAAATgacatagatatatatatatatatataaataagtaatattatgatatcaataaataataatatgattgcTAATATAACCTATTTTAGTTGTTTGGTTTCTATCTTTTTCATATATTgtattgaaaaacaatattatataattaataattgtatttttatgaatgatattaatacatatataatttgtcGCCATGCCAGATTCTAAACTTGAATttgaaagaataaatatttttacaaatgaaaGTTCAAAATTTGGCCTATCTGGAATTACATAGCTGATGTTttattggattttttaaattagaaaggTCATATACATGGTTGTAACAGACGAGTGTCATAGTTGCCCATTAACATAAGATTATAGGGTGAAGTTTTTCTAATATCTTTAGTCAATAGCCACCAAAGACTGcctcacaaaaaaaaacaactaaataaTGATCTTCCTCTAGTATTAAAAGTTGCAAACGCTGAATCAATCCCTTTGTCAAACTCTGAgggagtttatttttttagtctgAGCAGGCAAAGGAAATAATATCAGCCAGTGTTTTACCAGTTTTACCGTGCGGGTTTACATTCCACTtttcactatcgagtcgattcgaagcgagacgcagcgaaccaatcacattacggAGTAGTTGTCGCGTCATAATGGCGCGCTGCGATTGGTCAACTGCGTGTGGCGAGGTGTAGATAGCAATATCCTACACATtagaacattttattgtaagaAATTATCGGATATGTATATAATCGAATATTGAAGTAAgattgaataataaatcagATGACTTATGTAGCATTGTTCGAAAGTTAGAATTAGCGTAGAGTGCTTTGTGCGAGATTTCATTAGGGGACCGGACTAGGTACGATATAGGGCATGTATCATTGTGAtagaataagtatataaaaacgCATACATTTCGCGATTATTTTGTCTGAGTGTAAAcgcttaatttattaaagaacATATGGGAAAGTCAATTTCCTGTACAtcgttttaaaatgtaaaaaaattacgggATATTATCGTAAGTCCAAATTATAACCccaaaaagaaaagttttgGTTATTGACGTAATTCATTCGCTTATGATTCAATAATCGTGAGATTTTCCAAAGAGGCAGCCGAAATTATGTCCGGTCGCCTATTCGAACTCAATTGCGCTTTCTTTTCGCAGCCGGCCGCAGTGgaccaatcacagtgtgccATTGTGGCGTGATGAGATACATGCCGcattgtgattggttggcAGCCTCTGAAGCGACCGAGTCTGATATGAAAACTCGCATTATGCATCTATCTTAGTCGAAAACTGCAATTTCGTATTTGCACatgtacaaattaaataacaccAACAGTTCTCATATAAGTACTATTCTATATTTCAGTAATccgtttatataatattagtcttAACTTTAATAGTTTTACAGTGACGAAGTAGGTAAGGCGTCACTTCCACAATGTTGAATTAAAAtgcaattaacaaattaataaaactgacaaGGTTAATGAAATtggcatattttataataacaatgattcaaattcatacTAAACACTCATTTTACGGAATTTAATACAGTACAGGTATCGCCAAATGCACAAACAGTAAAATATGATGGTCACGTGTTCATTGAGTGAGGTCTTCACGATTGCGGCGCTCTGAAGTAGTTGTCGGCGATTAATCGCTTAACATTGTCACGCGTGACAAGCCTAGTGCATTCCACGTTCCGTGATATTCATTACAATTGCAATACCATGAATGATCAAGAGAATGGTCGAGATTGGTTGATAACTTTTGTAGAAAACctttttgtttgaaaagttgaaaataataacccAGTGTTGTCATTGAACAGGAGACGGCGCTAGTTTAATTTCTTCACTTTGTTGACaaaaagtaacttaaaatggatactgacgacctcggtggcgcagtggtaaagtgcttgcctctgaaccgagaggtcccgggttcgatccccggtcgggtcatgatggaaaatgatctttttctgattggcccgggtcttggatgtttatctatatatgtatttgttataaaatatagtatcgttgagttagaatcccataacacaagtttcgaacttactttggggctagctcaatctgtgtgatttgtcctaatatatttatttatttatttatacttttttttagaagaaattatgttttttgaaaatactcagttattttcaaaaaacacaatttcttACTTGTAACAGTGGGGTATGTTGATAGTGAAGAGTACCTCctactctctaatgaaaatactgtgtCGGCGTGAGACGTGAAGAGATGAATTTAGATAGTATCTTGTTCTATTCTCACACTTGtcaatattatgattaattattgaaaattgtggGTTTTGGTTGGCGAAAGATCTGTCAACATTTAAGGCTACACCCACACAAACGCGTGTTGCGCGCGAGTTTTGGATGGAATTGTAACGCATGTCTTTACGCAGCGcacaatttcatacaaaagaCGCATACGCATCTTTGAAATGTGACGCTctgctgatattttttgatatatggTTTTAACATTGCTATCTCTTTTATCCGTAGCCTTACCACTTTCTTATAGGTGGTAATATACCTAGTTATAGTTATACAATGAACTGCGGATTAGAGAGAGGTCGGGTCACGTATAAAAGATATAGCAATATGTAGTGCTACGTGCAAAAAGGTGTCAGTATGGAGGTATTGAATTAGGTCCGGATTTAGAATCTAGAAGAGTCCCTTTTTTAGAGATTATGCTGAttacaagaaatatatatacttcgtAATACTTTTTTGTAACAGACATTCAAAGCtgaaattctgaaaaaaaCTGGTTTCGGGAAAATGGATTTTGAAAGTTTAggctacaaaaaaaaaaacaatattctatTCGTTTGTTACATAGgtctttaatttattcatattcataaagtttactataatatacatCCAACGCATCACTAACATAACCCATACAATACTGCCACTATACAAATAGTATTAAACTTCAAAAGCTgaacataattttgaaaatatcgacattttataagatttaCACATCTGGTAACTTTTCACTAAACATTcccataaaaaaatgtacttagaAATATTGTCTATACATGTTAATTGTAACAAATTGTAGCAAATTTGTTCAATCagtaaaaatcacaaaatgcATTGTTTCACCCGATTTATGAAAACGCAAATAACCATGAAACTAAATGTCGACATCTGGTACCCTTATGCGCGGAACGccacaaatatttacattggaGTCAAAAAGTTTTAGCTGTGTGCTCTCCACATATCAATAGCTTCGTATGACTTTATTTGCATATTCTTAATTGCAATGATGCTCAAAATTGGTTCCTAATTTATGTGTAAAACATTATTCTTGTATATCAATGTATACCGTGCGATCTTTGATAAACCCCAAATGTTTCtccatttgaatattattttattttaattaaaaaatagtgaCAGATTTAGAAAGTTCCGATGAACAACGTTCCGGAATAAAATTGGAATTAAGTTCCAAGAATACATAATTTGATTTACCATATATCACTGATACATCGTGGTCGTGGTCATAATCAGAGACGCGAAGAAcgaaatacataatttttttcttttgtataatatgttttttatacaattatttgtcTAATTTCTTATCCGACCATATAGGTTATTGTGAAATAAGTTTGTGAAATTTCTATCGGCTTTTaacaaaaagttaaagttttttttttttttcaaatcctTTTGTTTCCGATTTGGATGGTTTTTCCCGATCTCTCTTTCCGATATACGAAATTGAAAAGacacaaaatgtttaaaaagatAAGTTTAGTGTTCGAtaacttttatgaataagacgGTTTTTAGTTCTAAGCTATGTATTATGTTCTTGCCAAATAGAAACCATAGCAAATATGTGACTAATGAGACCAGCTTATCGCCGCTGTCTagtattgtaacaaaaaaaaaaaacttaactgCTTAAACGTCAATGATAAGTACCATTTTCAGTAaagttttttcatatataaatcaataa
This window harbors:
- the LOC128673901 gene encoding uncharacterized protein LOC128673901, which produces MDRASVSPSTNHRPLEGGPRETLETPASPEALDPETSRPAPRALPSIPESEPLLHAPVSVSVSENVKKANGRSLHVQFDAQSPPAAVSVSSSSSSSSDDEDVSIAEARPPDGGWGWVVVFASFMVNLIADGITFSFGVFFPHFLEYFGEGKGKTAWIAGIFMAMPLLSGPIASFLTDRYGCRRMTIFGSILATLGFVISAFVDNMETLFLTFGIMAGFGLSLCYVAAVVIVAYYFEKKRSLATGISVCGSGIGTFIFAPLTYVLLDEYGWRGTTLILAGLFLNIAVCGLLFRDLPWTTTMNEEKAKERKRRRERKRNKRYGSSADSFSDSKSSAVGSTKAPDRIDVETVTSPIVPQFSSLVDLPTFMTGGEGVSLEVFEMMSNKGRAYAILAQNYPGVMLPSRSFSDSGRLHEQSPPRALMSPTTAGAMSPTPQAPESNNSSVNDKAAISLWLRRQGAQGSSKKPPAFLKDLRLHRHSLTYRGAMLNINRYRLRASSCPNIFKNSMTTIAKEKVQWYAGLWDFWDLVVDVLNFSHFLNPAFLVFAISNFLLYVWYDVPYVYISDNAMQMGFTESQSSMLISIIGILNMFGEILLGWVGDWDCVDASLVYAVCMVLCGLVTLVMPLLTDYFALAAAAGAFGAFIAANYSLTSIILVEQITLEKFTNAYGLLLLIQGVANLIGPPLAGWVYDITQSYDLSFYLAGVFIALSGLTLLVLPAARALRRAAPDVEKLNGQIKHNGKLVN